From the genome of Solidesulfovibrio carbinolicus, one region includes:
- a CDS encoding iron-containing alcohol dehydrogenase, with amino-acid sequence MGNWHCKIDLNHVFTLQPTRPNTVFGIGALSRIDGVLADLARGGQSAVLVVTDAVAAKASGAWETVRPALDAQVAWTLFNDVRPNPTLANGDAAATAGREAKAQAVLAIGGGSVIDAAKIAAALLAHPGKKASDFFSGKAAVSCSLPLVVVNTTHGSGSECTATATAQTDGENKHAIRSPHLYPTQAIDDPSLTVSLPPRHTVATALDALCHALEAATATTASPYSISLAKDAVRIIASFLPTAIRQPGNLNARYWLTYASAIAGIAVDCGSLHLVHALENAMSAINPDVAHGEGLGILLPAVMREIYPATPEILAALLHPIAPDLTGNPGETDVAVARLRQWLDSLGQPATMTAYFTGADVPALTRLAVKSPPAKALLQYAPIRVDSAIVERIFQHTL; translated from the coding sequence ATGGGCAACTGGCATTGCAAGATCGACCTCAACCACGTTTTTACCCTGCAACCCACGAGGCCCAACACGGTTTTCGGCATCGGCGCGTTGTCCCGCATCGACGGCGTGTTGGCCGATCTGGCCAGGGGCGGCCAGAGCGCGGTCCTGGTCGTCACCGACGCCGTGGCCGCCAAGGCCAGCGGGGCCTGGGAGACCGTGCGCCCGGCCCTGGACGCCCAGGTCGCCTGGACGCTTTTTAACGACGTGCGCCCCAATCCCACCCTGGCCAACGGCGACGCCGCCGCCACGGCCGGGCGCGAGGCCAAGGCCCAGGCCGTCCTGGCCATCGGCGGCGGCAGCGTCATCGACGCCGCCAAGATCGCCGCCGCCCTGCTGGCCCATCCCGGCAAGAAGGCGTCCGACTTCTTTTCCGGCAAAGCCGCCGTCAGCTGCTCCCTGCCCCTGGTCGTGGTCAACACCACCCACGGCTCGGGTTCGGAATGCACGGCCACGGCCACGGCCCAGACCGACGGCGAAAACAAGCACGCCATCCGCTCGCCGCATCTCTACCCGACCCAGGCCATCGACGATCCGAGCCTGACTGTCTCCCTGCCGCCGCGCCATACCGTGGCCACGGCCCTGGACGCCCTGTGCCACGCCCTGGAGGCGGCCACGGCCACCACGGCCTCGCCCTACTCCATCAGCCTGGCCAAGGACGCCGTGCGCATCATCGCCTCGTTTCTGCCCACGGCCATCCGCCAGCCCGGGAACCTCAACGCCCGCTACTGGCTCACCTACGCCTCGGCCATCGCCGGCATCGCCGTCGATTGCGGCAGCCTGCATCTTGTCCACGCCCTGGAAAACGCCATGAGCGCCATCAACCCCGACGTGGCCCACGGCGAGGGGCTGGGCATCCTGCTGCCGGCCGTTATGCGCGAAATCTACCCGGCCACCCCGGAGATCCTGGCCGCCCTGCTCCACCCCATCGCCCCGGACCTGACGGGCAATCCCGGCGAGACCGACGTGGCCGTGGCCAGGCTGCGCCAGTGGCTGGACAGCCTGGGGCAGCCGGCCACCATGACCGCCTATTTCACCGGCGCCGACGTGCCGGCCCTGACCCGTCTGGCCGTCAAGTCGCCCCCGGCCAAGGCGCTCTTGCAATACGCGCCCATCCGCGTGGACAGCGCCATCGTGGAGCGCATCTTTCAGCACACGCTCTAA